The following proteins are encoded in a genomic region of Saccharopolyspora antimicrobica:
- the rpsK gene encoding 30S ribosomal protein S11 gives MPPKQRAGAVKKVRRKEKKNVAHGQAHIKSTFNNTIVSITDPTGAVISWASAGHVGFKGSRKSTPFAAQMAAENAARKAAEHGMKKVDVFVKGPGSGRETAIRSLQAAGLEVGTIQDVTPQPHNGCRPPKRRRV, from the coding sequence ATGCCACCCAAGCAGCGCGCTGGTGCCGTCAAGAAGGTGCGGCGCAAGGAAAAGAAGAACGTCGCTCACGGCCAGGCGCACATCAAGAGCACGTTCAACAACACGATCGTTTCGATCACCGACCCCACCGGTGCGGTGATCAGCTGGGCCTCCGCGGGCCACGTCGGGTTCAAGGGCTCCCGCAAGTCCACCCCGTTCGCCGCGCAGATGGCCGCCGAGAACGCGGCCCGCAAGGCCGCCGAGCACGGCATGAAGAAGGTCGACGTCTTCGTCAAGGGCCCGGGTTCGGGTCGCGAGACGGCGATCCGGTCGCTGCAGGCGGCCGGTCTCGAGGTCGGCACCATCCAGGACGTCACCCCGCAGCCGCACAACGGTTGCCGCCCGCCGAAGCGTCGTCGGGTCTGA
- the rpsD gene encoding 30S ribosomal protein S4, with amino-acid sequence MARYTGPATRKSRRLKVDLVGGDQAFERRPYPPGQHGRARIKETEYLLQLQEKQKARFTYGVLERQFRNYYEEANRRPGKTGDNLLQLLESRLDNVVYRAGLARTRRMARQLVSHGHFTVNGKRVNVPSFQVSKWDIIDVKSKSMGTTPFIIAKETLGDRPVPAWLQVVPSNLRILVHQRPERAQIDTPVTEQLIVELYSK; translated from the coding sequence ATGGCTCGTTACACCGGTCCCGCGACCCGCAAGTCCCGCCGTCTGAAGGTTGACCTCGTCGGCGGTGACCAGGCGTTCGAACGCCGTCCGTACCCGCCGGGGCAGCACGGGCGCGCGCGCATCAAGGAAACCGAGTACCTGCTGCAGCTCCAGGAGAAGCAGAAGGCGCGGTTCACCTACGGCGTGCTGGAGCGGCAGTTCCGCAACTACTACGAGGAAGCCAACCGGCGCCCGGGCAAGACGGGTGACAACCTCCTGCAGCTGCTGGAGTCCCGGCTGGACAACGTCGTGTACCGCGCTGGACTCGCCCGCACCCGCCGGATGGCGCGGCAGCTGGTCAGCCACGGCCACTTCACGGTCAACGGCAAGCGCGTGAACGTCCCCAGCTTCCAGGTCTCGAAGTGGGACATCATCGACGTCAAGTCGAAGTCCATGGGCACCACGCCGTTCATCATCGCCAAGGAAACCCTGGGCGACCGTCCGGTCCCGGCCTGGCTGCAGGTCGTGCCCTCGAACCTGCGGATCCTGGTGCACCAGCGCCCGGAGCGCGCGCAGATCGACACCCCGGTCACCGAGCAGCTCATCGTCGAGCTCTACTCGAAGTGA
- a CDS encoding DNA-directed RNA polymerase subunit alpha, protein MLISQRPTLSEEVVSETRSRFVIEPLEPGFGYTLGNSLRRTLLSSIPGAAVTSLRIDGVLHEFTTIPGVKEDVTDVILNIKELVVSSEEDEPVTMYLRKQGPGEVTAADIVPPAGVTVHNPDLHIATLNAKGKLEIELVVERGRGYVPAMQNKQTGAEIGRIPVDSIYSPVLKVTYKVEATRVEQRTDFDKLVLDVESKPSITPRDAVASAGRTLVELFGLARELNVDAEGIEIGPSPAEADTIAAYAMPIEDLDLTVRSYNCLKREGIHTVGELVSRSEADLLDIRNFGAKSIDEVKMKLAGLGLALKDSPPGFDPSAAAAEYPAEGWSSEEETTIGSVGAVEDNGYDDGQDYAETEQL, encoded by the coding sequence GTGCTCATCTCCCAGCGACCCACACTGTCCGAAGAGGTGGTGTCGGAGACCCGTTCCCGGTTCGTCATCGAGCCGCTGGAGCCGGGCTTCGGTTACACCCTGGGCAACTCGTTGCGCCGCACGCTGCTCTCCTCCATCCCGGGGGCGGCGGTCACCAGCCTGCGCATCGACGGTGTGCTGCACGAGTTCACCACGATTCCGGGTGTGAAGGAGGACGTCACCGACGTCATCCTGAACATCAAGGAGCTGGTCGTCAGCTCCGAGGAAGACGAGCCGGTGACCATGTACCTGCGCAAGCAGGGGCCGGGTGAGGTCACCGCCGCGGACATCGTGCCGCCGGCGGGTGTCACGGTGCACAACCCCGATCTGCACATCGCCACGCTGAACGCGAAGGGCAAGCTGGAGATCGAGCTCGTCGTCGAGCGCGGTCGTGGCTACGTCCCCGCGATGCAGAACAAGCAGACCGGCGCCGAGATCGGCCGCATCCCGGTGGACTCGATCTACTCGCCGGTGCTGAAGGTGACCTACAAGGTCGAGGCGACCCGTGTCGAGCAGCGCACGGACTTCGACAAGCTGGTCCTCGACGTCGAGAGCAAGCCGTCCATCACCCCGCGCGACGCGGTGGCGTCGGCCGGTCGGACTCTCGTCGAGCTGTTCGGGCTCGCCCGCGAGCTCAACGTCGATGCCGAGGGCATCGAGATCGGCCCGTCGCCCGCCGAGGCGGACACGATCGCGGCCTACGCGATGCCGATCGAGGACCTCGACCTGACGGTGCGCTCCTACAACTGCCTCAAGCGGGAGGGCATCCACACCGTCGGCGAGCTGGTCTCGCGCAGCGAGGCCGACCTGCTGGACATCCGCAACTTCGGTGCGAAGTCCATCGACGAGGTCAAGATGAAGCTGGCCGGCCTTGGGCTCGCGCTCAAGGACAGCCCGCCCGGGTTCGACCCGTCCGCCGCGGCTGCCGAGTACCCGGCCGAGGGCTGGTCCTCCGAGGAGGAGACCACCATCGGTTCGGTCGGCGCCGTCGAGGACAACGGCTACGACGACGGTCAGGACTACGCGGAGACAGAGCAGCTGTAG
- the rplQ gene encoding 50S ribosomal protein L17 — translation MPTPTKGPRFGGSPAHERLIMANLATALFEHGRITTTEAKAKRLRPLAERLITKAKKGDLHNRREVLKTVRDKDVVHKLFAEIGPHFADRNGGYTRIIKTMPRKGDNAKMAVIALVTEQLVTTEAEAARGTKFAKDEPKVEEAPAAETTEAAEAPAETAETEAKAEDTAAEKKDES, via the coding sequence ATGCCCACCCCGACCAAGGGTCCGCGTTTCGGCGGGTCGCCGGCCCACGAGCGGCTCATCATGGCCAACCTGGCCACCGCGCTGTTCGAGCACGGCCGGATCACCACCACCGAGGCGAAGGCGAAGCGGCTGCGGCCGCTCGCCGAGCGGCTGATCACCAAGGCCAAGAAGGGTGACCTGCACAACCGTCGCGAGGTCCTGAAGACCGTCCGCGACAAGGACGTCGTGCACAAGCTCTTCGCCGAGATCGGCCCGCACTTCGCGGACCGCAACGGCGGTTACACCCGCATCATCAAGACGATGCCGCGCAAGGGTGACAACGCGAAGATGGCCGTCATCGCGCTGGTGACCGAGCAGCTGGTCACCACCGAGGCGGAGGCCGCTCGCGGCACGAAGTTCGCCAAGGACGAGCCGAAGGTGGAGGAGGCCCCCGCGGCTGAGACCACCGAGGCTGCCGAGGCCCCGGCGGAGACCGCCGAGACCGAGGCCAAGGCCGAGGACACCGCTGCCGAGAAGAAGGACGAGTCCTGA
- the truA gene encoding tRNA pseudouridine(38-40) synthase TruA, with translation MNEPVVPAGDGGLVRVRLDVSYDGTDFCGWAKQPGQRTVQGLLEDALAKQPPGRSVPRAVVVAGRTDSGVHASGQVVHLDAVPHEPGASRVPVDAQGVPDLARMVHRWNRILPADVRVLGARVVPPAFDARFSALRRHYRYQVSDAPWGVDPLRRRDTLAWNRPLEVSALNAASQDLLGLNDFAAYCKPREGATTVRELQRFEWERVDDHLIVAKVSADAFCHSMVRSLVGTLLMVGDGRRNTPWPAEVLGSETRTTAVAPAHGLTLTAVDYPPDEELEARATQTRAVRTRP, from the coding sequence GTGAACGAGCCCGTCGTCCCCGCTGGGGATGGCGGGCTCGTTCGCGTGCGCCTCGACGTCTCCTACGACGGCACCGACTTCTGCGGCTGGGCCAAGCAACCGGGCCAGCGCACCGTGCAGGGACTGCTGGAGGACGCGCTGGCGAAGCAGCCGCCGGGTCGGTCGGTGCCGCGCGCGGTGGTGGTGGCCGGCCGCACGGACTCCGGCGTGCACGCTTCAGGCCAGGTCGTGCACCTCGACGCGGTCCCGCACGAGCCCGGTGCGAGCCGGGTTCCCGTTGACGCGCAAGGCGTTCCGGACCTGGCGCGGATGGTGCACCGGTGGAACCGCATCCTGCCCGCGGACGTGCGAGTGCTGGGCGCCCGCGTGGTGCCGCCCGCCTTCGACGCCCGCTTCTCGGCGCTGCGCCGCCACTACCGCTACCAGGTGTCGGACGCGCCCTGGGGCGTCGACCCGCTGCGCCGCCGCGACACCCTCGCCTGGAACCGCCCGCTGGAGGTCTCGGCCCTCAACGCGGCGTCCCAGGACCTGTTGGGCCTCAACGACTTCGCGGCGTACTGCAAGCCGCGCGAAGGCGCGACCACGGTGCGCGAGCTCCAGCGCTTCGAGTGGGAGCGCGTCGACGACCACCTGATCGTCGCGAAGGTGAGCGCGGACGCCTTCTGCCACTCGATGGTCCGGAGCCTGGTGGGCACCCTCCTGATGGTCGGCGACGGCCGCCGGAACACCCCCTGGCCCGCCGAGGTCCTCGGCTCGGAAACCCGGACCACCGCGGTGGCCCCGGCCCACGGCCTGACCCTCACAGCGGTCGACTACCCCCCGGACGAGGAGCTGGAGGCCCGGGCCACCCAAACCCGAGCCGTCCGCACCCGCCCCTGA
- a CDS encoding helix-turn-helix transcriptional regulator yields MTTERVLRLLALLQRRPSWTATELAAELGVTDRSVRRDVERLRALGYPVHATAGVGGGYQLGAGTRLPPLLFDDEEAIATAVSLRLASGGTVAGTGEAALSALAKLDQVMPPRLRAEVRAVHGATDTLVGPGTEIDAELLVTLARACRDAVRVRFRYTGRGGEERERTVEPVRMVATRHRWYLMAFDVDRDDWRTFRLDRMRDVAATTWRFRPREHPDPAAYVQHSTSEAPYRHLARVRLRATAAQVRERVPPQVAKVEDAEDGWCTLTAGGNDLNWLAMHIAALDLETEVLDPPELREAAHRLAQRLTAMATPKKS; encoded by the coding sequence GTGACCACGGAGCGGGTGTTGCGGCTGCTGGCGCTGCTCCAGCGACGGCCGTCCTGGACCGCCACCGAGCTGGCCGCCGAGCTCGGTGTCACCGACCGCTCGGTGCGGCGCGACGTGGAGCGGCTGCGGGCGCTCGGCTACCCCGTGCACGCGACGGCGGGCGTCGGCGGCGGCTACCAGCTCGGCGCGGGAACCCGGCTGCCACCGCTGCTCTTCGACGACGAGGAGGCGATCGCGACGGCGGTCTCGCTTCGGCTGGCCTCCGGCGGCACGGTCGCGGGCACCGGCGAGGCGGCGCTGAGCGCGCTGGCGAAGCTCGACCAGGTCATGCCGCCGCGACTGCGCGCCGAGGTCCGAGCGGTGCACGGCGCGACCGACACGCTCGTCGGCCCCGGCACCGAGATCGACGCGGAACTGCTGGTGACCCTCGCCCGCGCCTGCCGTGACGCGGTCCGCGTGCGGTTCCGCTACACCGGTCGCGGCGGTGAGGAGCGCGAGCGCACGGTGGAACCGGTGCGGATGGTCGCCACCCGTCACCGCTGGTACCTGATGGCCTTCGACGTCGACCGCGACGATTGGCGCACCTTCCGCCTGGACCGGATGCGCGACGTGGCGGCGACGACCTGGCGCTTCCGCCCGCGAGAGCACCCGGACCCGGCGGCCTACGTCCAGCACTCCACCTCCGAAGCGCCGTACCGCCACCTGGCCCGGGTCCGCCTGCGCGCCACCGCCGCCCAGGTCCGCGAACGGGTGCCGCCCCAGGTGGCGAAGGTCGAGGACGCCGAGGACGGCTGGTGCACCCTCACCGCGGGCGGCAACGACCTCAACTGGCTGGCCATGCACATCGCCGCCCTCGACCTCGAAACCGAAGTCCTCGACCCGCCGGAGCTCCGCGAAGCAGCCCACCGCCTGGCCCAGCGGCTGACCGCGATGGCAACTCCGAAGAAGTCCTAA
- a CDS encoding DinB family protein, with protein MTDWNSMLRDQLIWHWNGQLRPRLDGLTDEEYFWEPVADCWNVRPRGTGIAQMQAGTGAMTIDFAFPEPEPVPFTTISWRLGHVIVGVLAMRNASHFGRTPTDYESFEYATTAAEALDQLDAELATWLTGVESLGEEGLAEPCGPAEGPYAERSMAELVLHINRELIHHLSEVSLLRDLYLHKNGSLR; from the coding sequence ATGACCGACTGGAACTCCATGCTTCGCGACCAGCTCATCTGGCACTGGAACGGGCAGCTGCGCCCGCGACTCGACGGCCTCACCGACGAGGAGTACTTCTGGGAGCCCGTGGCCGACTGCTGGAACGTGCGCCCGCGCGGCACCGGCATCGCGCAGATGCAGGCCGGTACGGGCGCGATGACCATCGACTTCGCGTTCCCGGAACCGGAGCCGGTGCCGTTCACCACCATCTCCTGGCGTCTCGGGCACGTGATCGTCGGCGTCCTCGCGATGCGGAACGCCTCGCACTTCGGCCGCACGCCCACCGACTACGAGTCGTTCGAGTACGCGACGACCGCAGCCGAAGCGCTGGATCAGCTCGACGCGGAGTTGGCCACCTGGCTCACCGGGGTCGAATCCCTCGGTGAGGAAGGACTCGCCGAACCGTGCGGCCCGGCGGAGGGGCCGTATGCGGAGCGCTCGATGGCGGAGCTGGTGCTGCACATCAACCGCGAGCTCATCCACCACCTGTCCGAAGTGTCGCTGCTGCGCGACCTCTACCTGCACAAGAACGGATCCCTGCGATGA
- a CDS encoding VOC family protein, with product MSREFQVTFDARDPRALSVFWRDALHYVLPGPPGVELAEGADPLDAWDEFLERIGVPAEQRNTRSAVEDPAGRGPRLFFQQVPEDKIAKNRVHLDLRAAPGLQGEERMAALEAECERLVALGASRVSRHEPVPPLEGGHIVMADPEGNEFCLD from the coding sequence ATGAGCCGCGAGTTCCAGGTCACTTTCGACGCGCGCGATCCGCGGGCGCTGTCGGTCTTCTGGCGCGATGCGCTGCACTACGTCCTCCCCGGCCCGCCCGGCGTCGAGCTGGCCGAGGGCGCCGATCCGCTGGACGCGTGGGACGAGTTCCTCGAGCGGATCGGTGTGCCCGCCGAGCAGCGCAACACGAGGTCGGCGGTCGAGGACCCGGCGGGGCGCGGCCCGCGGCTGTTCTTCCAGCAGGTGCCGGAGGACAAGATCGCGAAGAACCGCGTGCACCTCGACCTCCGCGCGGCGCCCGGACTGCAGGGCGAGGAGCGGATGGCGGCGCTGGAAGCCGAGTGCGAGCGCCTCGTCGCGCTGGGTGCGAGCCGGGTGAGCCGCCACGAGCCGGTTCCACCGCTCGAAGGCGGCCACATCGTGATGGCCGATCCCGAGGGCAACGAGTTCTGCCTCGACTGA
- the eccE gene encoding type VII secretion protein EccE, with protein MSVTTQHPAQPKAPGPANPPRARIRARRRRINGVTLGGIPAANIVLIEVGLAVGLILTIIGAKLNLVQVLLPVGGGFALLCLIIALLRRRGRWFTQWFGLVLEYRGRNHTRVSHPADVDAMEPAEDKNGDGIIGPDENHRVALLRLVVEDLVIARSQDHDRNPVGMSWHNGKWTGVLMVEPPPSLLNPVDSAPNLPLGVLAPCLEDRGVVLDAIQVIWHCYPGSAALPSNSPALNSYLEVLGRLPAAARRTTWIAVRLDPQRCAKAIGERGGGILGAQRALIGAMSRVRNALERQGIPSRPLDPDELLQAGISSAELHNVLGSQRPVGLKERWDGVTAGGVGHSSYAITGWPNQMNDSLNALTGIRALSTSIALSISPVGEENEVGLRGLVRVSARTPAELDTADERLKAISNRLGLTLTPLRGSQLAGYAATLPLGGAA; from the coding sequence ATGTCCGTGACCACGCAACATCCGGCCCAGCCGAAAGCTCCCGGGCCCGCCAATCCGCCCCGCGCTCGCATCCGCGCGCGGCGGCGGCGCATCAACGGCGTAACGCTCGGCGGCATCCCTGCGGCCAACATCGTGCTCATCGAGGTGGGCCTTGCCGTCGGGCTCATCCTGACGATCATCGGCGCGAAGCTGAACCTGGTGCAGGTGCTGCTCCCGGTCGGCGGCGGATTCGCGCTGCTGTGCCTCATCATCGCGCTGCTGCGGCGGCGCGGTCGCTGGTTCACCCAGTGGTTCGGGCTGGTGCTCGAGTACCGCGGGCGCAACCACACCCGGGTCTCGCACCCGGCCGACGTCGACGCGATGGAGCCGGCGGAGGACAAGAACGGCGACGGCATCATCGGCCCCGACGAGAACCACCGCGTGGCACTGCTGCGGCTGGTCGTCGAGGACCTGGTGATCGCCCGCAGCCAGGACCACGACCGCAACCCGGTCGGCATGTCCTGGCACAACGGCAAGTGGACCGGCGTGCTGATGGTCGAGCCGCCGCCGTCGCTGCTGAACCCCGTTGACAGCGCGCCGAACCTGCCGCTGGGCGTGCTCGCGCCGTGCCTGGAGGACCGCGGCGTCGTGCTCGACGCGATCCAGGTCATCTGGCACTGCTACCCGGGCAGCGCGGCGCTGCCGTCGAACTCGCCCGCGCTGAACTCCTACCTGGAGGTCCTCGGCCGGCTGCCCGCCGCGGCGCGGCGCACCACCTGGATCGCGGTGCGGCTGGACCCGCAGCGCTGCGCCAAGGCGATCGGCGAGCGCGGCGGCGGCATCCTGGGTGCGCAGCGCGCGCTCATCGGTGCGATGTCCCGCGTGCGCAACGCGTTGGAGCGGCAGGGAATCCCGAGCCGCCCGCTGGACCCGGACGAACTGCTGCAGGCCGGGATTTCCTCGGCGGAGCTGCACAACGTGCTCGGTTCGCAACGCCCGGTGGGCCTCAAGGAGCGCTGGGACGGCGTGACCGCCGGTGGCGTCGGCCACTCCAGCTACGCCATCACCGGCTGGCCGAACCAGATGAACGACAGCCTCAACGCGCTGACCGGTATCCGCGCGCTGTCCACCAGCATCGCGCTGTCCATCTCGCCGGTCGGCGAGGAGAACGAGGTCGGTCTGCGCGGTCTGGTCCGGGTCAGCGCCCGCACGCCCGCCGAGCTGGACACCGCCGACGAGCGGCTGAAGGCGATCAGCAACCGCCTCGGGCTGACCCTGACCCCGCTGCGCGGCTCGCAACTGGCCGGTTACGCAGCGACGCTGCCGCTCGGAGGTGCGGCATGA
- the eccB gene encoding type VII secretion protein EccB encodes MASTPTTKSQVQAYRFVLRRMESALVRKDAVMLHDPMGSHKRATVAGAVLAAIACIGFLVWGLFGGKGSVPQPGSIIIGKETGAVFVVTSDEQADKRLIPMLNVASAKLLVMAQGGAQGGGAVPTTVVKESALGDFPRGSLTGLVNAPTYLPDAKNIAEPSWAICDVGQVKDTINDARVEAETKVQTTVIGGDGNHGTELGLDQSLYVKDQTSQREYLIYRVQDLPGQPHTRVVKSLIDKTETTVLDMYGLRGATPRTISTNMLNAIFEVPPLHVPQIERDREQLQDYMTNRKVGDVVRRTVPGQPDDFYLLLPSGKQKISEGAAAVLHASKTSSREIPNATGAITDAAEADSSEQLNLSGFPVAVPTPVTFQQSDTSCLSWKNVNGTQNITATLNKGTPAAKAAVKLAQYDGAGPQVDYFYMPAGKAAVVRAAPNEAGADSGPIFLVADQGVQYGIKDVATAQGLGVIGGGGDIKAGPSWLTRVLPKGDFLDPANASMTYDAVPVGPGVNRPLQKPQQQQAGVAQAGS; translated from the coding sequence ATGGCATCAACACCCACAACGAAGTCACAGGTTCAGGCGTATCGGTTCGTGCTCCGCCGCATGGAGTCGGCGCTGGTGCGCAAAGACGCGGTGATGCTCCACGATCCGATGGGTTCGCACAAGCGGGCCACGGTCGCCGGAGCCGTGCTCGCGGCGATCGCGTGCATCGGGTTCCTGGTGTGGGGCCTGTTCGGCGGCAAAGGTTCGGTGCCGCAACCGGGTTCCATCATCATCGGCAAGGAGACCGGCGCCGTCTTCGTCGTCACCTCCGACGAGCAGGCGGACAAGCGGCTCATCCCGATGCTCAACGTGGCATCGGCGAAGCTGCTGGTGATGGCCCAGGGCGGTGCGCAGGGCGGTGGTGCGGTCCCGACCACGGTGGTGAAGGAATCGGCGCTGGGCGACTTCCCGCGCGGTTCGCTCACCGGCCTGGTCAACGCGCCGACCTACCTGCCGGACGCGAAGAACATCGCCGAGCCGTCGTGGGCGATCTGCGACGTCGGCCAGGTCAAGGACACCATCAACGACGCCCGCGTCGAGGCGGAGACGAAGGTCCAGACGACGGTGATCGGCGGTGACGGCAACCACGGCACCGAGCTGGGCCTGGACCAGTCGCTGTACGTCAAGGACCAGACCTCCCAGCGGGAGTACCTGATCTACCGGGTGCAGGACCTGCCCGGCCAGCCGCACACGCGCGTGGTCAAGTCGCTGATCGACAAGACCGAGACCACGGTGCTGGACATGTACGGTCTGCGGGGCGCGACGCCGCGCACCATCAGCACCAACATGCTCAATGCGATCTTCGAGGTGCCGCCGCTGCACGTGCCGCAAATCGAGCGGGACCGCGAGCAGCTGCAGGACTACATGACCAACCGCAAGGTCGGCGACGTCGTTCGCCGGACCGTTCCGGGCCAGCCCGACGATTTCTACCTGCTGCTGCCCAGCGGCAAGCAGAAGATCAGCGAGGGTGCGGCGGCGGTTCTGCACGCCAGCAAGACCAGCAGCCGGGAGATTCCCAACGCGACCGGTGCGATCACCGACGCCGCCGAAGCCGACTCGAGCGAGCAGCTCAACCTGTCGGGCTTCCCGGTCGCGGTGCCCACCCCGGTCACCTTCCAGCAGTCCGACACCTCGTGCCTGAGCTGGAAGAACGTCAACGGCACTCAGAACATCACGGCGACCCTGAACAAGGGCACACCGGCTGCCAAGGCGGCCGTCAAGCTCGCACAGTACGACGGTGCCGGCCCGCAGGTCGACTACTTCTACATGCCCGCGGGCAAGGCGGCCGTGGTGCGCGCTGCTCCGAACGAGGCCGGCGCGGACAGCGGCCCGATCTTCCTGGTCGCCGACCAGGGCGTGCAGTACGGCATCAAGGATGTCGCCACCGCGCAGGGGCTCGGTGTCATCGGCGGTGGCGGGGACATCAAGGCGGGGCCGTCCTGGCTGACGCGGGTGCTGCCGAAGGGCGACTTCCTCGACCCGGCCA